One region of Polypterus senegalus isolate Bchr_013 chromosome 11, ASM1683550v1, whole genome shotgun sequence genomic DNA includes:
- the LOC120539798 gene encoding axonemal dynein light intermediate polypeptide 1-like, with product MDVVNLQEQLDLLLFQRGARELGLCSVRRELFSQCFDELLRQVTITCVERGMLMMRVQDEIEMTIAAYQTLYESGTIYGLRKALQAEQDRIDLETKIVDLETENRDLERQVAEQKEICKVIEKREEDRRKLEERKRNVEIEALKRSNQQIKDKLESILVQKRMM from the exons ATGGATGTGGTCAATCTGCAGGAACAGCTGGATTTATTACTCTTTCAAAGAGGTGCACGTGAGCTCGGACTCTGTTCTGTTCGCCGAGAACTCTTCTCACAGTGTTTTG ATGAACTCCTCCGACAGGTCACCATCACCTGTGTAGAGAGAGGGATGCTAATGATGAGGGTCCAGGATGAGATCGAGATGACGATTGCTGCCTACCAGACTCTGTATGAAAGTGGAACCATATATGGCTTGAGAAAAGCCTTGCAAGCTGAACAAGACAGAATTGATTTAGAAACTAAG aTTGTAGACTTGGAGACTGAGAATAGAGATCTTGAGAGGCAGGTGGCGGAACAGAAGGAAATATGTAAAGTGATTGAGAAGAGAGAGGAAGatcgaagaaaactagaggaaaGAAAACGGAATGTTGAAATTGAGGCCCTAAAACGATCAAATCAGcaaattaag